A window of the Nocardia sp. NBC_01329 genome harbors these coding sequences:
- the cobG gene encoding precorrin-3B synthase produces the protein MARTDPDSCPGVLRLHAAADGPLARVRVPGGTLAPEQLQALAGAAHDLGDGAIELTSRGNVQIRRVRDAGALAERLAAAGLLPSRTHERVRNIIASPLSGRAGDHPDIRPLVSALDSGLLGSPALATLPGRVLFTLDDGRGDVSPLRPDIGLHALGGERSALLLAGRDSGIRVTTADAAEVLLAAAHGFVELADGQWRLHEIEDGLARLAALLGLEPGPDRLEFTGPAEPPIGWIPQHDDLVSLGAGIRLGSLPARTAEFLAAVERPILLTPWRSLIIADLEEGPAEQVVRVLAPMGLIFDAASPWLRITACAGQPGCARSHTDVRADAAAAVESGRTDLPDATATDAPIPAVAITTAGRQHWSGCERRCGRPAATVTEVTAGPEGYRVGPPRT, from the coding sequence ATGGCACGTACCGATCCCGATTCCTGCCCCGGTGTCCTGCGCTTGCACGCGGCCGCCGACGGCCCGCTGGCCCGGGTCCGGGTCCCCGGAGGAACGCTCGCTCCCGAACAGCTACAGGCCCTCGCCGGGGCGGCCCACGATCTCGGGGACGGCGCGATCGAACTGACTTCCCGCGGCAATGTGCAGATCCGCCGAGTCCGGGATGCGGGTGCACTCGCCGAACGCCTGGCCGCCGCGGGGTTGTTGCCGAGCCGCACTCACGAGCGGGTCCGCAATATCATCGCCTCCCCCTTGTCCGGACGGGCCGGTGACCACCCCGATATCCGGCCGCTGGTGTCCGCGCTGGACTCGGGTCTGCTCGGTTCGCCGGCGCTCGCCACGCTTCCGGGCCGAGTGCTGTTCACCCTCGACGACGGCCGGGGCGATGTGAGCCCGCTACGCCCGGATATCGGTCTGCACGCGCTCGGCGGCGAACGATCCGCACTCCTGCTCGCCGGCCGGGACAGCGGAATCCGCGTGACCACCGCCGATGCGGCCGAGGTGCTGCTGGCGGCCGCGCACGGATTCGTCGAACTCGCCGACGGGCAGTGGCGGCTGCACGAGATCGAGGACGGCCTCGCGCGACTGGCCGCACTGCTGGGGCTCGAACCCGGACCCGACCGGCTGGAATTCACCGGCCCCGCCGAACCGCCGATCGGCTGGATCCCGCAACACGACGATCTCGTCTCGCTCGGCGCGGGCATACGCCTGGGTTCGCTGCCCGCCCGGACCGCTGAATTCCTCGCCGCGGTCGAACGCCCGATCCTGCTCACCCCGTGGCGCAGTCTGATCATCGCCGACCTCGAAGAGGGGCCGGCCGAGCAGGTTGTCCGCGTACTGGCGCCGATGGGCCTCATCTTCGACGCCGCCTCCCCGTGGCTGCGGATCACCGCGTGTGCGGGGCAGCCCGGCTGCGCCAGATCGCATACCGATGTCCGTGCCGACGCGGCGGCCGCTGTCGAATCCGGCCGGACGGATCTCCCCGATGCCACGGCCACGGATGCTCCGATCCCCGCCGTGGCAATCACGACGGCCGGACGACAGCACTGGTCCGGTTGCGAGCGCCGCTGCGGCCGGCCCGCTGCGACGGTCACCGAGGTCACCGCTGGTCCCGAGGGTTACCGAGTCGGACCGCCGCGCACCTGA
- the cobN gene encoding cobaltochelatase subunit CobN, with protein sequence MILLLSTSDTDLLSARASGAGYRWGNPARLLVDDLPGLLADADLVIVRILGGKRAWEDGLAAVRASGVPVVAVGGEMAPDAELMECSTVPVGVASDAHNYLAAGGPQNLRQLHNFLSDTVLLTGHGFEPPVQLPSWGRLERAVRYPESVAGKPTVGVVYYRAQHLAGNTGYIDALCGAIEDAGAVPIPVYCASLRTAEPDLLATLRQADALVVTVLAAGGSKPALASAGGDDEAWDIGALAELDVPILQGLCLTSGRAQWEANDDGLSPLDVATQVAVPEFDGRLITVPFSFKEFDSDGLSTYVPDPERAARVAGIAVRHARLRHIPAERKRLALMLSAYPTKHARIGNAVGLDTPASAIALLTEMRTAGYDLGAVGEVPGLEERDGDALMHALIAAGGQDPDWLTAEQLEGNPVRIGAEVYTAWFATLPEELRTAVVAAWGPPPGELYLDRSTDPRGEIVIAALRFGNVVLMVQPPRGFGENPVAIYHDPDLPPSHHYLAAYRWLSTDPAAGGFGADAMVHLGKHGNLEWLPGKTLGMSAACGTDAALGDLPLIYPFLVNDPGEGTQAKRRAHATLVDHLIPPMARAESYGDISRLEQLLDEHANISALDPAKLPAIRQQIWTLMRAAKMDHDLGLAERPDEETFDDMLLHVDGWLCEIKDVQIRDGLHILGRAPAGDSEVDLVLAMLRARQLWGGEMSVPGLREALGLSEAGGEARGRVDTVEARARELVVALQAAEWAPDAVDGLVDAHAAELFDTAGADRAAVASVLRFAATEVVPRLRGTGIEIHRVLHALNGGFIPAGPSGSPLRGLINVLPTGRNFYSVDPKAVPSRLAWETGQAMAESLLDRYLADHGEYPRSVGLSVWGTSAMRTSGDDIAEVLALLGVRPVWDEASRRVTTLEVIDLAELGRPRVDVTVRISGFFRDAFPHVLAMLDDAVRLVAELDEPAESNYVRAHTRADLAEHGDERRATTRIFGSKPGTYGAGLLQLIDSKSWRTDDDLAQVYTTWGGYAYGRDLDGAPAADDMRTAYRRIAVAAKNTDTREHDIADSDDYFQYHGGMVATVRALTGKNPEAYIGDSTRPDAVRTRTLSEETARVFRARVVNPRWLEAMRRHGYKGAFEMAATVDYLFGYDATTDVIADWMYEKLAESYVFDETNRKFMEQSNPWALHGIAERLLEAAERQLWASPEPETLDRLRQVYLETEGELE encoded by the coding sequence GTGATTCTGCTGCTGTCCACCTCCGATACCGATCTGCTGAGCGCGCGCGCCAGCGGCGCCGGCTACCGGTGGGGTAATCCGGCCCGGTTGCTGGTGGACGATCTGCCCGGTCTGCTCGCGGATGCCGATCTGGTGATCGTGCGAATTCTCGGCGGTAAGCGGGCCTGGGAGGACGGTCTGGCCGCGGTGCGCGCGAGCGGTGTGCCGGTGGTGGCGGTCGGTGGTGAGATGGCTCCCGACGCCGAACTCATGGAATGTTCGACCGTTCCGGTGGGTGTGGCCTCCGACGCACACAACTATCTGGCGGCCGGTGGCCCGCAGAATCTGCGGCAGCTGCACAATTTCCTGTCCGATACGGTCCTGCTCACTGGGCACGGATTCGAACCGCCGGTGCAGTTGCCCAGCTGGGGCCGGCTGGAACGCGCTGTCCGGTATCCGGAATCGGTGGCCGGGAAGCCGACCGTCGGCGTCGTCTACTACCGGGCTCAGCATCTGGCCGGGAACACCGGCTATATCGATGCCCTCTGCGGGGCGATCGAGGACGCCGGCGCGGTACCGATCCCCGTCTATTGCGCGTCGCTGCGCACCGCTGAACCCGATCTGCTGGCCACGCTCCGGCAGGCCGACGCACTGGTGGTCACCGTACTGGCCGCCGGCGGCAGTAAACCGGCACTCGCCTCGGCGGGCGGTGACGACGAGGCCTGGGATATCGGTGCCCTCGCCGAACTGGATGTACCGATCCTGCAGGGTCTGTGCCTGACCAGTGGTCGCGCCCAGTGGGAGGCCAACGACGACGGATTGTCTCCGCTGGATGTGGCGACCCAGGTCGCGGTGCCCGAATTCGACGGCCGTCTCATCACGGTGCCGTTCTCTTTCAAGGAGTTCGACTCCGACGGGCTGTCCACCTATGTTCCCGATCCCGAGCGCGCCGCCCGGGTCGCCGGGATCGCGGTGCGCCACGCTCGTTTGCGGCATATCCCCGCGGAACGTAAACGGCTGGCGCTGATGCTGTCGGCCTATCCGACGAAGCACGCCCGGATCGGCAATGCCGTCGGACTCGATACTCCGGCCAGCGCTATCGCGTTGCTCACCGAAATGCGCACCGCCGGATATGATCTCGGCGCCGTCGGCGAGGTTCCGGGCCTGGAGGAACGCGACGGCGACGCCCTGATGCACGCCCTCATCGCGGCCGGTGGTCAGGATCCCGATTGGCTCACCGCCGAACAGCTCGAGGGCAATCCCGTGCGGATCGGTGCCGAGGTCTACACCGCCTGGTTCGCCACCCTCCCCGAGGAACTGCGCACCGCGGTGGTGGCGGCGTGGGGTCCGCCGCCGGGTGAGCTGTACCTCGACCGGTCCACCGACCCACGCGGTGAAATCGTTATCGCCGCACTGCGTTTCGGAAACGTGGTGCTGATGGTGCAGCCGCCGCGCGGTTTCGGGGAGAACCCGGTCGCGATCTACCACGACCCCGATCTCCCGCCCAGCCACCACTATCTGGCCGCCTACCGCTGGCTCTCCACCGATCCCGCGGCCGGCGGTTTCGGCGCCGACGCGATGGTGCATCTGGGTAAGCACGGCAACCTGGAATGGCTGCCCGGGAAGACGCTGGGTATGTCCGCGGCATGCGGTACGGATGCCGCCCTGGGGGATCTGCCGTTGATCTACCCGTTCCTCGTGAACGATCCGGGGGAGGGTACGCAGGCCAAACGCCGCGCGCACGCCACCCTGGTGGATCACCTGATTCCGCCGATGGCGCGCGCCGAGAGCTACGGCGATATCTCCCGGCTCGAACAGTTGCTCGACGAGCATGCCAATATCTCCGCGCTGGACCCGGCCAAACTGCCCGCGATCAGGCAGCAGATCTGGACCCTCATGCGCGCCGCGAAAATGGACCACGATCTGGGCCTGGCCGAACGTCCGGACGAGGAAACCTTCGACGACATGCTGCTGCACGTCGACGGCTGGCTGTGCGAGATCAAGGATGTCCAGATCCGCGACGGCCTGCATATCCTCGGCCGCGCCCCGGCCGGTGACAGTGAGGTGGACCTGGTCCTGGCCATGCTGCGGGCGCGGCAGCTGTGGGGCGGGGAGATGTCGGTGCCGGGTCTGCGGGAAGCGCTGGGGCTCAGCGAAGCCGGTGGCGAGGCCCGGGGGCGGGTCGATACCGTCGAGGCGCGGGCGCGGGAACTGGTCGTCGCGTTGCAGGCCGCCGAGTGGGCGCCCGACGCGGTGGACGGGCTCGTCGACGCGCACGCGGCCGAATTGTTCGACACCGCCGGTGCGGACCGCGCTGCCGTCGCCTCGGTGCTGCGCTTCGCCGCGACCGAGGTGGTGCCGCGCTTGCGCGGGACCGGGATCGAGATCCACCGGGTGCTGCACGCGCTGAACGGTGGTTTCATCCCCGCCGGTCCGAGTGGTTCGCCGTTGCGCGGGCTGATCAATGTGCTGCCCACCGGCCGCAATTTCTACTCCGTCGACCCGAAGGCCGTCCCGTCGCGACTGGCCTGGGAAACCGGCCAGGCCATGGCGGAATCACTGCTCGACCGCTACCTCGCCGATCACGGCGAATACCCGCGTTCGGTGGGCCTCTCGGTCTGGGGTACCTCGGCGATGCGGACCTCCGGTGACGATATCGCCGAGGTGCTGGCGCTGCTGGGGGTGCGCCCGGTCTGGGACGAGGCCAGCCGCCGGGTCACCACTCTCGAGGTGATCGACCTCGCGGAGCTGGGCCGCCCGCGCGTGGATGTGACGGTGCGGATCAGCGGTTTCTTCCGCGACGCGTTCCCGCATGTCCTGGCGATGCTCGATGACGCGGTGCGGCTCGTCGCCGAACTGGACGAACCCGCGGAGTCGAACTACGTGCGCGCCCACACCCGCGCCGATCTCGCCGAGCACGGTGACGAACGCCGGGCCACCACCCGTATTTTCGGGTCGAAACCGGGTACCTACGGCGCGGGCCTGCTCCAGCTGATCGATTCCAAGAGCTGGCGCACCGACGACGATCTCGCGCAGGTCTACACCACCTGGGGTGGCTACGCCTACGGGCGCGATCTCGACGGCGCACCGGCGGCCGACGATATGCGCACCGCGTACCGCCGGATAGCGGTCGCCGCGAAGAACACCGATACTCGCGAGCACGATATCGCCGATTCCGACGATTACTTCCAGTACCACGGCGGCATGGTCGCCACGGTGCGCGCCCTGACCGGGAAGAACCCGGAGGCCTATATCGGTGACAGCACCCGCCCGGACGCGGTGCGTACTCGCACCCTGTCGGAGGAGACCGCCCGGGTGTTCCGGGCTCGGGTGGTCAATCCGCGCTGGCTCGAGGCCATGCGCCGGCACGGTTACAAGGGCGCCTTCGAGATGGCGGCCACCGTCGACTACCTGTTCGGCTACGACGCGACCACCGATGTGATCGCCGACTGGATGTACGAGAAGCTCGCCGAGAGCTATGTCTTCGACGAGACCAACCGTAAGTTCATGGAGCAGTCCAATCCGTGGGCGTTGCACGGTATCGCCGAACGGCTGCTGGAAGCGGCCGAACGTCAACTGTGGGCGAGCCCGGAACCGGAGACCCTGGACAGGCTGCGCCAGGTGTATCTCGAGACCGAGGGCGAACTGGAATAG
- a CDS encoding nucleotidyltransferase domain-containing protein yields MLPDNEFAASVADRLAALPNVVAVTLGGSRAQGTHAPDSDWDFALYYRDRFEPADLRAVGWAGEVSELGAWGGVFNGGAWLTIDDRAVDVHYRDLTVVEHERAEAELGRFRWEPLAFHLAGIPAYLVVGELAHAQMLRGRLPRPGFPAAMREIAPPIWRRQAALTLHYARTAYVPHGRLTETAGALATAAMQTAHAIAAARGEWVTNEKRLLDRAGLRDIDEIVGGLTNDPAVLARAVDAARELFAAADGS; encoded by the coding sequence GTGCTCCCCGACAACGAATTCGCGGCATCGGTCGCCGACCGTCTCGCCGCACTGCCGAACGTCGTCGCCGTCACGCTGGGCGGATCCCGGGCGCAGGGCACCCACGCGCCCGACAGCGATTGGGACTTCGCGCTCTACTACCGCGACCGCTTCGAACCTGCCGACCTGCGCGCGGTGGGCTGGGCCGGAGAGGTGTCCGAGCTCGGGGCATGGGGTGGGGTGTTCAACGGCGGCGCATGGCTGACGATCGACGACCGCGCGGTCGATGTGCACTACCGGGATCTGACCGTGGTCGAACACGAACGCGCCGAAGCGGAACTGGGCCGATTCCGGTGGGAACCGCTCGCGTTCCACCTGGCGGGGATTCCGGCCTATCTGGTGGTGGGCGAACTCGCGCACGCACAGATGCTGCGGGGCAGACTGCCGCGACCCGGATTCCCGGCGGCCATGCGGGAGATCGCACCACCGATCTGGCGCAGACAGGCCGCGCTGACCCTGCACTACGCCCGGACCGCCTACGTCCCGCACGGGCGGCTCACCGAAACCGCCGGCGCGCTGGCCACCGCGGCGATGCAGACGGCGCATGCGATCGCGGCCGCGCGCGGTGAATGGGTCACCAACGAGAAACGGCTGCTGGATCGGGCCGGGTTACGTGATATCGATGAGATCGTGGGCGGGTTGACGAACGACCCGGCAGTCCTGGCTCGGGCAGTGGATGCGGCCCGAGAACTCTTCGCCGCGGCCGACGGCTCCTGA
- a CDS encoding TetR/AcrR family transcriptional regulator C-terminal domain-containing protein, whose translation MTDQFSSVWTRPPRKPRTAGLDREQIVRAAVAILDKEGLDALSMRRLGAELDAGATSLYWYVANKNELLELALDEIWGAVDGAGLEHTAGLRELLSTFAYNFRGALLAHPWSATLIGRIPSVGPQAFRLTERLRQAFTEAGFRGLDVYLASGTVTSFVLGQVVPLIAMEQAHGGSVDRDQVMRMLDELSADYPQMRADYRTLMPEDSAVGNAIGFDFGLLCLLDGLEARLRAQGTPEPAGADPVTADESDHP comes from the coding sequence GTGACCGACCAGTTCAGCAGCGTGTGGACCCGCCCGCCGCGCAAACCGAGGACCGCGGGCCTGGACCGGGAGCAGATCGTGCGGGCCGCGGTCGCGATCCTGGACAAAGAGGGCCTCGACGCACTCAGCATGCGCAGACTCGGCGCCGAACTCGACGCGGGCGCCACCAGCCTCTACTGGTACGTCGCGAACAAGAACGAACTGCTCGAACTCGCGCTGGACGAGATCTGGGGGGCGGTCGACGGCGCGGGCCTGGAACACACAGCCGGTTTGCGCGAACTGCTCAGTACCTTCGCCTACAACTTCCGCGGCGCGCTACTGGCCCACCCGTGGTCGGCGACACTCATCGGCCGGATACCGAGTGTCGGTCCGCAAGCTTTCCGGCTGACCGAACGGCTACGGCAGGCGTTCACCGAGGCGGGCTTCCGAGGATTGGACGTCTACCTCGCCAGCGGCACCGTCACCAGTTTCGTACTCGGCCAGGTCGTTCCGTTGATCGCGATGGAGCAGGCCCACGGCGGTTCCGTCGACCGCGACCAGGTGATGCGGATGCTCGACGAACTCAGCGCGGACTATCCGCAGATGCGCGCGGACTACCGGACACTCATGCCGGAGGATTCCGCCGTCGGCAACGCCATCGGCTTCGATTTCGGGTTGCTGTGCCTGCTGGACGGGCTCGAGGCCCGGCTACGCGCCCAGGGAACCCCGGAACCGGCGGGTGCCGACCCCGTCACCGCAGACGAATCCGACCACCCGTGA
- a CDS encoding MFS transporter, translated as MNSNTVRDPRRWLVLAALCLALMVLMIDSTVLNIAIPSLIRELDATPSDIQWILDSYVLVFAGLLLTAGSLSDRFGRRLMLILGLTVLGVGSLAAVLATEPWQVVGARAVMGVGGALLMPSTLSILMTTFDEDERRMALAAWSTVSILGIVAGPTLGGLLLEHFWWGSVFLLNIPVAVLAIVAALVLMPETTGEQRPIDGVGAVLSVLALASTVYLVIEREWNIAVLVLAVVSAGAFVLWERRQEHPMLPLGLFANRDFTGTCATVLLMVFGMGAVMLMLTQYLQFVLGYGPMKAGLALLPYALAGAVFNGLGATLGKNLANKTLIVAGLAVMSVAFAILATGTGYLWVLVSMLVMGIGGGLAGPAAYTAIMNAIPLRHAGVGSALNDTLQQVGMALSIAILGSVLAGVFTTQMPADAPSAARESIGAAFTLGYSDIAKTAFTEAVSVGAWVSAGFSAAAALLGAIVLRAHPATAAREESPAAAIPVRNPALDA; from the coding sequence GTGAACTCGAACACTGTACGAGACCCGCGCCGCTGGCTCGTTCTCGCCGCGCTCTGCCTGGCGCTGATGGTGCTGATGATCGACAGCACCGTGCTGAACATCGCCATCCCGTCCCTGATCCGCGAACTCGACGCCACCCCCTCCGATATCCAGTGGATCCTCGATTCCTATGTGCTGGTCTTCGCCGGACTACTGCTCACCGCGGGTAGCCTGTCCGATCGGTTCGGCCGCCGGCTGATGTTGATCCTGGGCCTGACGGTCCTGGGCGTGGGCTCGCTGGCCGCGGTGCTGGCCACCGAGCCCTGGCAGGTCGTCGGCGCCCGGGCCGTCATGGGCGTCGGCGGTGCGCTGCTGATGCCCTCGACGCTGTCGATCCTGATGACCACCTTCGACGAGGACGAACGCCGAATGGCGCTGGCCGCCTGGTCCACCGTCTCGATCCTCGGTATCGTCGCGGGCCCCACCCTGGGCGGTCTGCTGCTGGAGCATTTCTGGTGGGGATCGGTGTTCCTGCTGAACATTCCGGTGGCCGTGCTGGCGATCGTCGCCGCACTCGTGCTGATGCCCGAGACCACCGGTGAACAACGCCCGATCGACGGGGTGGGAGCGGTGTTGTCCGTCCTCGCGCTCGCCTCCACCGTGTACCTGGTCATCGAGCGGGAGTGGAATATCGCGGTGCTCGTCCTGGCGGTCGTATCCGCCGGCGCGTTCGTGCTGTGGGAGCGGCGGCAGGAGCATCCGATGCTGCCGCTGGGACTGTTCGCCAACCGCGATTTCACCGGTACCTGCGCTACGGTGCTGCTCATGGTGTTCGGTATGGGCGCGGTGATGCTGATGCTCACCCAATACCTGCAGTTCGTTCTCGGCTACGGTCCGATGAAAGCCGGTCTCGCGCTACTGCCCTATGCCCTGGCCGGGGCGGTGTTCAACGGGCTCGGTGCGACCCTGGGCAAGAACCTGGCGAACAAGACGCTGATCGTCGCGGGATTGGCCGTGATGTCGGTCGCCTTCGCGATATTGGCCACGGGCACCGGATATCTGTGGGTCCTGGTGAGCATGCTGGTCATGGGTATCGGCGGTGGTCTGGCCGGTCCGGCCGCCTACACCGCGATCATGAACGCCATACCGCTGCGGCACGCGGGCGTGGGCTCGGCGCTCAACGACACCCTCCAACAGGTCGGTATGGCACTGAGTATCGCCATCCTGGGCAGTGTGCTGGCCGGAGTGTTCACCACACAGATGCCGGCCGACGCACCCTCGGCGGCTCGTGAATCCATCGGCGCGGCATTCACACTCGGGTACTCCGATATCGCGAAGACCGCTTTCACCGAGGCAGTATCGGTCGGAGCGTGGGTGAGTGCCGGCTTCAGTGCGGCGGCCGCCCTGCTCGGCGCGATCGTCCTGCGTGCCCACCCGGCCACCGCCGCACGCGAAGAATCGCCCGCCGCGGCAATCCCGGTCCGCAATCCTGCCCTCGACGCGTGA
- a CDS encoding Imm49 family immunity protein codes for MSTVSEQTAQRQFALQVYQEMMKVGASAVAYDPDEFVIRYNDGVVLDLSNIFQQVRDFSAAERQVEVERFAAAMLAPAPALSSWDQVRPLLRPVLRPCTHMLEDSDSRLRRPAFPFIDEMVAIDEPGRIVLPAQQQLVEWGVGAEEVFEAARRNLAETVFTTEFDEDAVVRIVVDDPSYLPSWLLVPGWLAACTRGYRHRPVAFIPDYTSLIVAPGDPELLEHLYQTVEQEVRDAARPLSPQAYTVDDNGMVVPLDRAITGPLPPVVDRARTLLAYTRYGAQRDWLQQKYNSDAVMDGDLNESESLFVADIVVGQQKEDGSPQMVTVWGEGAHASLPEADYIAFVCEDREQTLMVPFQAAVEITGITPIPGLRPTRYSAVDWPDPVAWSRLSEAAVATESMDRDPRSVATSGDHMTSTTDYDRFVDTSDIVTDIVYRQVVDSELTARTILAERLTDSPLTALRDIAPHFLGLAGYFSRGDFGDGSGIVRSHADSAANALVARLQSARRPVGAGYVSMIIDDDVFQIPATGGASPPLPASDFLSALWISVVTRNPRLLMFLLGSADHPGYPLAETNDYASLWGLAWQQIHCGDPAVHDTLHAAQNAAQAARDEYATLCAAPAIQALQAAVGGTPTEFNTAFVDALRQYRSFSGTSERSLISAGFVAWHLLALACFATDRGLPLTVASDYLPPALLDRAWTLPLADDIIRYPNSTHDDDGDPLPVLRLGVDGRWEFAGWPSDVNGGSR; via the coding sequence ATGTCGACAGTCTCGGAGCAGACTGCGCAACGGCAGTTCGCGTTGCAGGTCTATCAGGAGATGATGAAGGTCGGCGCCAGCGCGGTGGCGTATGACCCGGATGAGTTCGTCATCCGATACAACGACGGCGTGGTGCTCGATCTGAGCAACATCTTCCAGCAGGTGCGGGATTTCTCTGCCGCGGAACGACAGGTCGAGGTGGAGCGGTTCGCCGCCGCGATGCTCGCCCCAGCTCCGGCACTGTCGAGCTGGGACCAGGTCCGTCCGCTGTTGCGACCCGTTCTGCGGCCCTGCACGCACATGCTCGAAGATTCAGATTCCCGGTTGCGGCGGCCGGCTTTTCCGTTCATCGACGAGATGGTGGCAATCGATGAGCCGGGCCGGATCGTACTCCCGGCACAACAGCAGCTGGTCGAATGGGGCGTGGGCGCGGAGGAGGTGTTCGAGGCCGCGCGGCGGAATCTCGCTGAAACGGTCTTCACCACCGAGTTCGACGAGGATGCCGTAGTCCGTATCGTCGTAGACGACCCGAGCTATCTCCCGTCGTGGCTGCTCGTCCCGGGTTGGCTGGCGGCGTGTACCCGCGGCTACCGGCATCGGCCGGTGGCATTCATTCCGGATTACACGTCGTTGATCGTCGCTCCAGGTGATCCGGAACTGCTCGAGCATCTGTATCAGACCGTGGAGCAGGAAGTCCGTGACGCCGCCCGACCTCTGTCACCGCAGGCCTACACCGTCGACGACAACGGGATGGTGGTCCCACTGGATCGGGCGATCACCGGACCGTTGCCGCCCGTCGTCGACCGAGCCCGGACGCTGCTGGCCTACACCCGATACGGAGCGCAGCGCGACTGGCTGCAGCAGAAATACAACTCCGACGCGGTGATGGACGGGGACTTGAACGAGTCTGAGTCTCTCTTTGTCGCCGACATCGTGGTGGGCCAACAGAAGGAGGATGGTTCGCCGCAGATGGTGACGGTGTGGGGCGAAGGGGCACACGCGTCGCTGCCCGAGGCGGATTACATCGCTTTCGTATGTGAGGACAGGGAACAGACACTCATGGTTCCGTTCCAGGCCGCGGTGGAGATCACCGGCATCACGCCGATCCCCGGGCTTCGGCCGACTCGATACAGTGCGGTCGACTGGCCCGACCCTGTTGCATGGTCCCGCCTTTCCGAGGCGGCTGTGGCGACCGAATCGATGGATCGGGACCCGCGGAGCGTTGCGACATCGGGGGACCACATGACCTCGACAACCGACTACGACCGTTTCGTCGATACCAGCGACATTGTCACCGATATTGTGTACCGCCAAGTGGTCGATTCCGAGCTGACCGCCCGAACCATTCTGGCCGAGCGCTTGACCGACAGCCCGCTCACCGCCTTGCGGGACATCGCCCCCCATTTCCTAGGTCTCGCAGGGTATTTCAGCCGCGGCGATTTCGGTGATGGCTCGGGAATCGTCCGTTCCCACGCTGACTCGGCCGCCAACGCGTTGGTGGCCCGGTTACAGTCGGCGCGCCGGCCGGTAGGTGCCGGCTACGTCTCGATGATCATCGATGACGACGTATTCCAGATCCCGGCTACGGGCGGCGCGTCACCACCGTTGCCGGCCTCGGATTTTCTGTCCGCCCTGTGGATCAGCGTTGTCACACGCAACCCACGGCTGCTGATGTTTCTGCTGGGCAGTGCAGACCACCCCGGCTACCCGCTCGCTGAGACGAATGACTACGCGAGTCTGTGGGGGCTGGCGTGGCAACAAATCCACTGCGGCGACCCGGCAGTCCACGACACTTTGCACGCAGCCCAGAATGCCGCCCAGGCGGCGCGCGACGAGTATGCCACCCTCTGCGCGGCTCCGGCGATCCAGGCGCTACAGGCTGCCGTCGGTGGTACGCCAACCGAGTTCAACACCGCGTTCGTCGACGCCCTGCGGCAGTACAGAAGCTTCTCGGGAACGAGCGAAAGAAGCCTGATATCAGCCGGTTTCGTCGCCTGGCATCTGCTCGCACTGGCCTGCTTCGCGACCGATCGCGGTCTCCCGCTCACCGTCGCCTCGGACTACCTCCCGCCTGCCCTTCTCGATCGTGCGTGGACGCTCCCCCTCGCCGACGACATCATCCGCTACCCCAACTCGACGCACGACGATGATGGCGACCCGCTCCCTGTGCTCCGTCTCGGCGTCGACGGCCGCTGGGAGTTCGCCGGCTGGCCCAGTGACGTGAATGGAGGGTCCCGGTAG
- a CDS encoding ferredoxin family protein gives MIELVSAQRCIACDKCVMVCPTNVFDRGADGIPVISRHSDCQTCFQCEANCPADALFVSPRTTPEPESSTAGDQEEMVRSGLLGSYRAQIGWGKGRKPGTLQALGPALQPNGAPLTS, from the coding sequence GTGATCGAACTCGTCTCCGCGCAGCGTTGCATCGCCTGCGATAAATGCGTCATGGTCTGCCCGACCAATGTCTTCGACCGCGGCGCCGACGGTATCCCGGTGATCAGCCGGCACAGCGATTGCCAAACCTGCTTCCAGTGCGAAGCGAACTGCCCGGCCGACGCCTTGTTCGTGTCCCCCCGCACGACCCCGGAACCCGAATCCTCGACAGCCGGTGATCAGGAAGAAATGGTCCGCAGCGGACTGCTGGGCAGCTACCGCGCACAGATCGGGTGGGGCAAGGGCCGCAAACCCGGCACCCTCCAGGCGCTCGGCCCGGCACTCCAGCCCAACGGGGCACCGCTCACAAGTTGA